Proteins encoded by one window of Cupriavidus sp. EM10:
- the xerD gene encoding site-specific tyrosine recombinase XerD: MSAVLAEDLALVDRFCDALWLENGLSKNTIDAYRRDLALLARWLHESDTCALLAVDDTALSGYFAARHTETRASSANRRLTVFRRFYQWALREHMIQADPCLLLRPAKQPPRFPKTLSEGQVEALLEAPDDDTPLGLRDRTMLELMYASGLRVSELTNMKTIEVGLNEGVARVVGGKGNKERLVPFGAQAGDWLRRYLAESRPALLAGRACDELFVTQRGEGMTRQTFWHLIKKHAREAGIHAPLSPHTLRHAFATHLLNHGADLRVVQLLLGHADISTTQIYTHVARERLRELHQHHHPRG; this comes from the coding sequence ATGAGCGCGGTGCTGGCCGAAGACCTGGCGCTGGTCGACCGCTTCTGCGACGCGCTGTGGCTTGAAAACGGGCTGTCGAAGAACACCATCGATGCGTACCGGCGCGACCTGGCCCTGCTGGCGCGCTGGCTGCACGAAAGCGACACCTGCGCGCTGCTGGCCGTCGACGACACGGCCCTGTCCGGCTACTTCGCCGCGCGCCACACGGAAACCCGCGCGTCGTCGGCCAACCGGCGCCTGACCGTGTTCCGCCGTTTCTACCAGTGGGCGCTGCGCGAGCACATGATTCAGGCCGATCCCTGCCTGCTGCTGCGCCCGGCCAAGCAGCCGCCGCGCTTTCCGAAGACGCTGTCCGAGGGCCAGGTGGAGGCGCTGCTCGAGGCGCCCGACGACGACACGCCGCTGGGCCTGCGCGACCGCACCATGCTTGAATTGATGTACGCCAGCGGGCTGCGCGTGTCCGAGCTGACCAACATGAAGACCATCGAGGTCGGCCTCAACGAGGGCGTGGCGCGCGTGGTGGGCGGCAAGGGCAACAAGGAACGGCTGGTACCGTTTGGCGCGCAGGCCGGCGACTGGCTGCGCCGCTACCTGGCCGAAAGTCGCCCCGCGCTGCTGGCCGGCCGCGCGTGCGACGAACTGTTCGTCACCCAGCGCGGGGAAGGCATGACGCGCCAGACCTTCTGGCATCTGATCAAGAAGCATGCGCGCGAAGCCGGCATCCACGCCCCGCTGTCGCCGCATACGCTGCGGCATGCATTTGCCACGCACCTGCTGAACCACGGCGCGGACCTGCGCGTGGTGCAGTTGCTGCTAGGCCATGCCGACATCTCCACCACGCAGATCTACACGCACGTGGCGCGCGAGCGCCTGCGCGAGTTGCACCAGCACCACCATCCACGCGGCTGA
- a CDS encoding methylated-DNA--[protein]-cysteine S-methyltransferase — MQRPFDAVLPAPFGKVGVRVDGAQVHEIVYLPDSFADIAPADALTRRVAEQLAAYYDNPDLIFDLPLATRGTDFQRKVWGAICAVPRGGLTTYGTIAKSLQSMPRAVGQACGQNWFPIVIPCHRVVAANGLGGFAHHGEEGFHLGVKRWLLRHEGAMLL; from the coding sequence ATGCAACGTCCCTTCGATGCCGTCCTGCCCGCGCCATTCGGCAAGGTCGGCGTGCGCGTCGATGGCGCGCAGGTCCACGAGATCGTCTACCTGCCCGATTCGTTTGCCGACATCGCTCCGGCCGACGCGCTGACGCGGCGCGTGGCCGAGCAGCTTGCGGCCTACTATGACAATCCAGACCTGATCTTCGACCTGCCGCTGGCCACGCGCGGCACCGATTTCCAGCGCAAGGTCTGGGGCGCAATCTGCGCCGTGCCGCGCGGCGGGCTGACCACCTATGGCACCATCGCCAAGTCGCTGCAGAGCATGCCGCGCGCCGTGGGCCAGGCCTGCGGGCAGAACTGGTTTCCGATCGTGATCCCGTGCCACCGCGTGGTGGCCGCCAACGGGCTCGGCGGCTTTGCCCATCATGGCGAGGAAGGCTTTCACCTGGGCGTCAAGCGCTGGCTGCTGCGCCACGAAGGAGCGATGCTCCTATGA
- a CDS encoding tripartite tricarboxylate transporter substrate binding protein BugE: MQAHKKALILASTVFMAAASVASVAQAQSNYPNKPIRLIIPFAPGGTTDIVGRGVADQMSRILGQPVVVENRAGGGGSIGADAIAKSAPDGYTIGISTVSTMAVNPACNPKLSYDPIKDFKPIANVANVANVIAVNPNFPAKDYKEFLAVLKANPGKYSYASSGTCGFGHMLGEQFKVSTKTFMVHIPYRGAGPALNDVLAGQVPIMVDNLPSSMPYIKAGKLRPIVVAWNKRVDGLANVPTFGEMGLKEPNDPAWYGLVAPAGTPDDVIAKLNGAVVKALQDKGFVDRLQAAGAEPSGNTPAQHAAEIKKEFDKMKNLVKVQNIKLEQ; this comes from the coding sequence ATGCAAGCTCACAAGAAAGCACTGATCCTGGCTTCGACGGTCTTCATGGCCGCCGCCTCCGTGGCATCCGTTGCACAAGCACAGAGCAACTATCCGAACAAACCGATCCGCCTGATCATTCCGTTCGCGCCGGGCGGCACGACCGACATCGTCGGCCGTGGCGTGGCCGACCAGATGAGCCGCATCCTGGGCCAGCCGGTGGTGGTGGAAAACCGCGCCGGTGGCGGCGGCTCGATCGGCGCCGACGCCATCGCCAAGTCGGCCCCGGACGGCTACACGATCGGCATCTCCACGGTGTCGACGATGGCCGTGAACCCGGCCTGCAACCCCAAGCTGTCGTACGACCCGATCAAGGACTTCAAGCCCATCGCCAACGTGGCGAACGTGGCCAACGTGATCGCGGTGAACCCGAACTTCCCGGCCAAGGACTACAAGGAATTCCTGGCCGTGCTGAAGGCGAACCCGGGCAAGTATTCGTACGCGTCGTCGGGCACCTGCGGCTTCGGCCACATGCTGGGCGAGCAGTTCAAGGTGTCGACCAAGACGTTCATGGTGCACATTCCGTACCGTGGCGCCGGCCCGGCCCTGAACGACGTGCTGGCTGGCCAGGTGCCGATCATGGTGGACAACCTGCCGTCGTCGATGCCCTACATCAAGGCCGGCAAGCTGCGCCCGATCGTGGTGGCCTGGAACAAGCGCGTGGACGGCCTGGCCAACGTGCCGACCTTCGGCGAAATGGGCCTGAAGGAGCCGAACGACCCGGCCTGGTACGGCCTGGTGGCCCCGGCCGGCACGCCTGACGACGTCATCGCCAAGCTGAACGGCGCGGTGGTCAAGGCGCTGCAGGACAAGGGCTTCGTGGACCGCCTGCAAGCCGCCGGCGCCGAGCCCTCGGGCAACACCCCGGCCCAGCACGCCGCCGAGATCAAGAAGGAATTCGACAAGATGAAGAACCTGGTCAAGGTGCAGAACATCAAGCTGGAGCAGTAA
- a CDS encoding chalcone isomerase family protein — protein sequence MKSTQSSSRRASLPRRLAVSLCASLALGLLLPSVSAMEIDGVRFDDVVRLGGRQLPLNGTGLRQVFVIKGYAAGLYLPERARNATVVLGSPGPKRLQIRPLREVESAQFVKALNEGLRENHSEMQMQLLSDRVTQLERTMSQLGTAQRGDIINFDFTPEGGTAVTLNGIPRGQAIPGEDFYQAVLRIFLGEHPVDRNLKRGLLGG from the coding sequence ATGAAGTCCACGCAGTCTTCGTCCCGCCGAGCCTCGCTTCCCCGCCGCCTTGCCGTTTCGCTGTGCGCGTCGCTGGCGCTCGGCCTGCTGTTGCCGTCGGTATCGGCGATGGAGATCGACGGCGTGCGCTTCGACGACGTGGTGCGCCTGGGCGGCCGCCAGTTGCCGCTCAACGGCACCGGCCTGCGCCAGGTATTCGTGATCAAGGGCTACGCGGCCGGGCTGTACCTGCCCGAGCGCGCCCGCAACGCCACCGTGGTGCTGGGGTCGCCGGGCCCGAAACGGCTGCAGATCCGCCCGCTGCGCGAGGTGGAATCGGCGCAGTTCGTGAAGGCCCTCAACGAAGGCCTGCGCGAGAACCATTCCGAGATGCAGATGCAGCTGCTGTCCGACCGCGTGACGCAGCTTGAACGCACGATGAGCCAGCTGGGCACGGCCCAGCGTGGCGACATCATCAATTTCGACTTCACGCCCGAGGGCGGGACCGCCGTGACGCTCAACGGCATTCCGCGCGGCCAGGCCATTCCGGGCGAGGATTTCTACCAGGCGGTGCTGCGCATCTTTCTGGGCGAACACCCGGTGGACCGCAACCTGAAGCGCGGCCTGCTGGGCGGCTGA
- a CDS encoding AEC family transporter — MSAALLLVPDFSLILIGWLLVRYTPFDRAFWAGVERLVYFVLFPALLLQSTNSAKFDFSSTSAMLGLALATMTFGMATGYLVRYVLRPAPLDFASGFQTAFRFNSYIGLALAARLGGGEGLAMMALVVGVTVPLCNVAAVWALARHGESKLLRELARNPLILATAIGLATNLLGLHPPEVIGMTLGRLGSASTALGLMTVGAGLQMSGATGTAGPMAWWSGVKLLAMPCFAWIVGKYLPLTTLQYQIVVVYASLPTASSAYILAVRMGGNGPMVAATISAMTVAAVVTTPVWLSLVS; from the coding sequence ATGTCTGCCGCCCTGCTGCTGGTGCCGGATTTCAGCCTGATTCTTATCGGCTGGCTGCTGGTGCGCTATACCCCCTTCGACCGCGCCTTCTGGGCCGGCGTGGAACGCCTGGTCTACTTCGTGCTGTTTCCGGCACTCCTGTTGCAGTCGACCAACAGCGCGAAATTCGATTTCTCGTCGACCTCGGCCATGCTCGGGCTTGCGCTGGCCACGATGACCTTCGGCATGGCCACCGGCTACCTGGTGCGCTATGTGCTGCGGCCTGCACCGCTGGACTTTGCCTCCGGCTTCCAGACCGCCTTCCGCTTCAATTCCTATATCGGGCTGGCCCTGGCGGCGCGGCTCGGCGGCGGCGAGGGGCTGGCGATGATGGCGCTGGTGGTGGGCGTGACCGTGCCGCTGTGCAATGTGGCGGCCGTTTGGGCGCTGGCGCGGCACGGCGAATCGAAGCTGCTGCGCGAGCTGGCACGCAATCCGCTGATCCTGGCCACGGCCATCGGGCTGGCGACGAACCTGCTGGGCCTGCATCCGCCCGAGGTGATCGGCATGACGCTGGGCCGCCTGGGCTCGGCATCGACGGCACTGGGCCTGATGACGGTGGGCGCCGGCCTGCAGATGAGCGGCGCCACGGGCACGGCCGGCCCGATGGCCTGGTGGAGCGGCGTGAAGCTGCTGGCCATGCCGTGCTTCGCTTGGATCGTCGGGAAGTACCTGCCGCTGACCACGCTGCAGTACCAGATCGTGGTCGTTTATGCGTCGCTGCCCACGGCGTCCAGTGCCTACATCCTGGCCGTGCGCATGGGCGGCAACGGGCCGATGGTGGCGGCTACGATCTCCGCGATGACGGTGGCGGCGGTTGTCACCACGCCGGTCTGGCTGTCGCTGGTCAGCTAG
- the queG gene encoding tRNA epoxyqueuosine(34) reductase QueG, whose protein sequence is MIDRAVPAPTPARTAHPAEDSAPARPDSASVTTDVDLASLAASLRGWGRALGFDEIRIADVDLRHAEAGLLAWLQAGYHGDMDYMANHGAKRARPHELVPGTVRAIVARMPYLPAQGPDDWRGHELARLDDPATAVISLYARGRDYHKVLRNRLQQLAARIETAIGPFGYRVFTDSAPVMEVALASQGGLGWRGKHTLLLDRDGGSMFFLGEILVDIPLPADQAETPHCGNCRRCIDICPTGAILEPFRLDARRCISYLTIEHKGAIPEPLRAPMGNRVYGCDDCQLACPWNKFAHRATLPDFDVRNGFDAPDMAELFGWTEAEFNQRLEGSPIRRIGHERWLRNLAVGLGNSLRAASASDPALAQRIRDALQARRDTATPLVREHIDWALAQETTSTPAAAS, encoded by the coding sequence ATGATCGACCGTGCAGTGCCCGCCCCTACCCCCGCGCGAACCGCGCATCCCGCAGAAGATTCCGCTCCGGCGCGCCCAGATTCCGCCTCCGTCACCACGGACGTGGACCTGGCATCGCTGGCGGCATCCCTGCGCGGCTGGGGCCGGGCGCTCGGATTCGATGAGATCCGCATTGCCGATGTCGATCTGCGGCACGCCGAGGCGGGCCTGCTGGCGTGGTTGCAGGCGGGCTACCACGGCGACATGGATTATATGGCCAACCACGGCGCAAAGCGCGCCCGGCCGCACGAACTGGTGCCTGGCACGGTGCGTGCCATCGTCGCCCGCATGCCCTACCTGCCCGCGCAGGGCCCCGACGACTGGCGTGGCCATGAACTGGCGCGGCTGGACGATCCCGCCACCGCCGTGATCTCGCTCTACGCGCGCGGCCGGGACTATCACAAGGTGCTGCGTAACCGGCTGCAGCAGCTGGCGGCGCGCATCGAAACGGCCATCGGGCCGTTCGGCTACCGTGTGTTCACCGATTCGGCGCCAGTCATGGAAGTGGCGCTGGCCAGCCAGGGCGGCCTGGGCTGGCGTGGCAAGCACACGCTGCTGCTGGACCGCGACGGGGGGTCGATGTTCTTCCTGGGCGAGATCCTGGTCGATATCCCGCTGCCGGCCGACCAGGCCGAGACACCCCACTGCGGCAATTGCCGCCGCTGCATCGACATCTGCCCCACCGGGGCGATCCTGGAGCCGTTCCGGCTGGACGCGCGCCGCTGCATCTCGTACCTGACGATCGAACACAAGGGCGCCATCCCCGAGCCGCTGCGCGCGCCAATGGGCAACCGCGTCTACGGCTGCGACGACTGCCAGCTGGCCTGCCCGTGGAACAAGTTCGCGCACCGCGCCACGCTGCCCGATTTCGACGTGCGCAATGGCTTCGATGCGCCCGACATGGCCGAACTGTTCGGCTGGACCGAGGCCGAATTCAACCAGCGGCTCGAAGGCAGCCCGATCCGGCGCATCGGTCACGAGCGCTGGCTGCGCAACCTGGCAGTGGGACTGGGCAACAGCCTGCGCGCGGCGTCGGCCAGCGACCCCGCGCTTGCCCAGCGCATCCGCGACGCCCTGCAAGCCCGGCGCGACACGGCCACGCCGCTGGTGCGCGAGCATATCGACTGGGCCCTGGCCCAAGAGACCACCAGCACGCCAGCAGCCGCTAGCTGA
- the tsaE gene encoding tRNA (adenosine(37)-N6)-threonylcarbamoyltransferase complex ATPase subunit type 1 TsaE: MPLLEERILPLPDEIATERFGAALAGAVRTMPPRTVHVQLSGDLGAGKTTLSRAVLRALGHAGKVRSPTYTLCEPYDVQRADGSPLTVYHFDLYRFADPEEWIDAGFRDCFAEPAFNLVEWPEKAGRLLGEPDLHVLLQSDNRAPQIAVNGNDDGADRRMATLRAYTPTGLILLNAC, from the coding sequence ATGCCCCTGCTCGAAGAACGCATCCTGCCGCTGCCCGACGAAATCGCCACCGAGCGGTTTGGCGCCGCGCTGGCCGGCGCGGTGCGCACCATGCCGCCGCGCACGGTGCATGTCCAGCTGTCCGGCGACCTTGGCGCGGGCAAGACCACGCTGTCGCGCGCCGTGCTGCGCGCGCTGGGCCATGCCGGCAAGGTCCGCAGCCCCACCTACACGCTGTGCGAGCCCTACGACGTGCAGCGCGCCGATGGCTCGCCGCTGACCGTCTACCACTTCGACCTCTACCGTTTTGCCGATCCCGAGGAATGGATCGATGCCGGTTTTCGCGACTGTTTCGCCGAGCCGGCATTCAACCTGGTGGAATGGCCGGAGAAGGCCGGACGCCTGCTTGGGGAACCCGACCTGCACGTGTTGCTCCAATCGGACAACCGCGCGCCACAAATTGCCGTTAATGGGAATGACGATGGCGCGGATCGCCGCATGGCCACGTTGCGCGCCTATACTCCCACTGGACTTATCCTGCTGAACGCATGCTGA
- a CDS encoding N-acetylmuramoyl-L-alanine amidase, which translates to MLIKRLATDRPDGPDGLLLARRKWMAQALKAGAGTVVLSLAGPQIAFGAGIVAVRVWPAEDYTRVTIESDEKLVAVHQMIRNPDRLMVDIDGLDLSPTLRELVAKITPNDPYIQSVRVGQNRPRVVRMVFDLKEDVSPQVFTLLPIAEYKNRLVFDLYPVNPPDPLWKLVRDTEDKQRRFASTTPPAGSDTAVAGAPAGAEEDAIGAIVRKFEDRGQLPPATTAPPPAIAAVKPKPSTPSVPSTVDKPSAPPVPPPIAQTNVPPPSQFKMRRLLTVALDPGHGGEDPGAIGSAGSREKDVVLQIATRLRKKIDSEPNMRAMMTRDSDFFVPLNVRVQKARRVQADLFVSIHADAFVSPEARGASVFALSERGASSSAARWLANKENNADLIGGTNMGNKDAQVSRVLLDLSTTAQINDSMQVGKAVLGEIGGINRLHKGSVEQAGFAVLKAPDIPSILIETAFISNPEEERKLNDDAHQEQLANAILRGIKAYFAKNPPLSKNPSV; encoded by the coding sequence ATGCTGATCAAGCGACTTGCCACCGACCGACCCGATGGACCCGACGGACTGCTTCTGGCCCGCCGCAAATGGATGGCGCAGGCCCTGAAAGCCGGCGCCGGGACGGTAGTACTGTCGCTGGCCGGCCCGCAGATCGCGTTTGGCGCCGGCATCGTCGCCGTGCGCGTCTGGCCCGCCGAGGACTACACCCGCGTCACGATCGAATCGGACGAAAAGCTGGTGGCCGTCCACCAGATGATCCGCAACCCCGACCGCCTGATGGTGGATATCGACGGCCTGGACCTGTCGCCCACGCTGCGCGAGCTGGTGGCCAAGATCACCCCGAACGACCCCTATATCCAGTCCGTGCGCGTGGGCCAGAACCGGCCGCGCGTGGTGCGGATGGTGTTCGACCTGAAGGAAGACGTTTCTCCGCAGGTCTTCACGCTGCTGCCGATCGCCGAGTACAAGAACCGGCTGGTGTTCGACCTGTATCCGGTCAATCCGCCCGATCCGCTCTGGAAGCTGGTGCGCGATACCGAGGACAAGCAGCGCCGCTTTGCCTCCACCACGCCGCCTGCGGGCAGCGATACCGCGGTGGCCGGCGCGCCCGCCGGGGCCGAGGAAGACGCCATCGGCGCCATCGTGCGCAAGTTCGAGGACCGTGGCCAGCTGCCGCCGGCCACCACCGCGCCGCCGCCGGCCATCGCCGCCGTGAAACCGAAGCCGTCCACACCTTCGGTGCCGTCGACGGTCGACAAGCCGTCCGCGCCGCCCGTGCCGCCCCCGATTGCCCAGACCAATGTGCCGCCGCCCAGCCAGTTCAAGATGCGCCGGCTGCTGACCGTGGCGCTGGACCCGGGCCACGGCGGCGAAGACCCCGGCGCCATCGGTTCGGCCGGGTCGCGCGAGAAGGACGTGGTGCTGCAGATTGCCACGCGCCTGCGCAAGAAGATCGATTCTGAGCCCAATATGCGCGCGATGATGACGCGCGATTCGGACTTCTTCGTCCCGCTGAACGTGCGTGTGCAGAAGGCGCGCCGGGTGCAGGCCGACCTGTTCGTGTCGATCCACGCCGATGCGTTCGTGTCGCCGGAAGCGCGGGGCGCGTCGGTGTTTGCGCTGTCCGAGCGCGGCGCGTCGAGTTCGGCCGCGCGCTGGCTGGCCAACAAGGAAAACAATGCCGACCTGATCGGCGGCACCAACATGGGCAACAAGGACGCCCAGGTGTCGCGCGTGCTGCTGGACCTGTCCACCACGGCGCAGATCAACGACAGCATGCAGGTGGGCAAGGCGGTGCTGGGCGAGATCGGCGGCATCAACCGGCTGCACAAGGGCAGCGTCGAGCAGGCCGGGTTTGCCGTGCTGAAGGCGCCCGATATCCCGTCGATCCTGATCGAGACCGCGTTCATCTCCAATCCGGAAGAGGAACGCAAACTCAACGACGACGCGCACCAGGAGCAGCTGGCCAACGCGATCCTGCGGGGCATCAAGGCGTATTTCGCCAAGAACCCGCCGCTGTCGAAGAATCCTTCCGTCTAA
- a CDS encoding bile acid:sodium symporter family protein gives MSTLLAPFKKIYDLIDGFVLIMLCAIGVALAAPEIGAGDGPLHLGIVTSLGVALVFFLHGAALSRDKLVAGAKHWRLHVFVQSFTYVVFPIVGVLLMLSLRNTLPPELLLGVFYLCALPSTVSSSVAMTSMARGNVPGAIFNATISGLIGMALTPLLMGLVISASGASMPLGRALTGVALQLLLPFALGQAFRPLIGNWLAKKKQITNKIDRGVIVLIVYSSFCDATAAGLWHQYAWQTIGAVMGIAAVMLFVILGTTTFTARRLGFSVEDEITAVFCGSKKSLANGIPMAKILFAGHPALGLLVLPLMVYHQLQLIVCSVIAARYASRDDVKEARNVVRA, from the coding sequence ATGTCTACCCTTCTCGCCCCATTCAAAAAGATCTACGACCTGATCGACGGGTTCGTTCTCATCATGCTGTGCGCGATCGGCGTTGCGCTGGCCGCCCCGGAAATCGGTGCTGGCGACGGCCCGTTGCACCTTGGCATCGTGACCAGCCTGGGTGTCGCGCTGGTGTTCTTCCTGCACGGCGCCGCATTGTCGCGCGACAAGCTCGTGGCCGGGGCCAAGCACTGGCGCCTGCACGTGTTCGTCCAGTCGTTCACGTACGTCGTGTTCCCGATCGTGGGTGTACTGCTGATGCTGTCGCTGCGCAACACGCTGCCGCCCGAACTGCTGCTGGGCGTGTTCTATCTGTGCGCGCTGCCTTCCACGGTATCGTCGTCGGTGGCCATGACGTCGATGGCGCGCGGCAATGTGCCCGGCGCCATCTTCAACGCCACCATCTCGGGCCTGATCGGCATGGCGCTGACCCCGCTGCTGATGGGCCTGGTCATCAGCGCCAGCGGTGCGTCGATGCCGCTGGGCCGTGCGCTGACGGGCGTGGCGCTGCAACTGCTGCTGCCGTTTGCGCTGGGCCAGGCGTTCCGCCCGCTGATCGGCAACTGGCTGGCCAAGAAGAAGCAGATCACGAACAAGATCGACCGTGGCGTGATCGTGCTGATCGTCTATTCGTCGTTTTGCGATGCCACGGCTGCCGGCCTGTGGCACCAGTACGCGTGGCAGACGATCGGCGCCGTGATGGGCATCGCCGCCGTGATGCTGTTCGTGATCCTGGGCACCACCACGTTCACGGCACGTCGCCTGGGCTTCTCGGTCGAGGATGAAATCACGGCCGTCTTCTGCGGCTCGAAGAAGAGCCTGGCCAACGGCATCCCGATGGCCAAGATCCTGTTCGCCGGCCACCCGGCGCTGGGCCTGCTGGTGCTGCCGCTGATGGTCTACCACCAGCTGCAACTGATCGTCTGCTCGGTGATCGCCGCCCGCTACGCCAGCCGCGACGACGTCAAGGAAGCGCGCAACGTGGTGCGCGCCTGA
- a CDS encoding LysR family transcriptional regulator, with the protein MNYTLRQLRVFLAVAAHGSFSRAADAVGLTQPAVSRGVAELEEAVGVRLLDRTTREVVLTDAGTALVPALERLLGQLDDTLEETRQLGERYRGRVVIASAPTISARLMPMYVAACARQYPEIRLFVRDNVQADGLEQIRAGAVDFGVLIDPLAREGLTIAPLATDPFCFVCRRDHPLAGAESVPWSALHGERLVLLDFASGSRPLIDRILARHGVAPQVVQELGHSASVFGMVEAGIGASVLPSFSLPLPAASPLVSRPLTPREERSIVMVRREDRSLSPAAAAVWEMVQAMPMPAEVVTD; encoded by the coding sequence ATGAATTACACACTCCGGCAGTTACGGGTCTTCCTTGCGGTGGCGGCGCACGGCAGCTTCAGCCGCGCGGCAGACGCCGTTGGCCTTACCCAGCCGGCCGTCAGCCGAGGTGTGGCCGAGCTGGAAGAGGCGGTTGGCGTCCGGTTGCTGGACCGCACCACGCGTGAAGTGGTGCTGACCGATGCCGGCACCGCGTTGGTCCCGGCACTGGAGCGACTTTTGGGCCAGCTCGACGATACGCTCGAGGAAACCCGGCAATTAGGTGAGCGCTATCGGGGAAGAGTGGTGATAGCCAGTGCGCCGACGATCTCGGCGCGGCTGATGCCGATGTACGTGGCCGCCTGCGCGCGCCAGTACCCGGAAATCCGCTTGTTCGTGCGCGACAACGTGCAGGCCGACGGGCTGGAACAGATCCGCGCCGGGGCGGTGGACTTCGGCGTGCTGATCGATCCGCTGGCGCGAGAAGGGTTGACCATCGCCCCGCTGGCGACCGATCCGTTCTGCTTCGTGTGTCGCAGGGATCACCCGTTGGCCGGCGCCGAATCGGTGCCATGGAGCGCCCTGCACGGCGAGCGGCTGGTGCTGCTGGACTTTGCATCCGGCAGCCGGCCGTTGATCGACCGCATCCTGGCCCGTCATGGCGTGGCGCCGCAGGTGGTGCAGGAGCTGGGCCACTCGGCCAGTGTGTTCGGGATGGTCGAGGCGGGGATTGGCGCCTCGGTGTTGCCATCGTTCTCGCTGCCGTTGCCGGCGGCGTCGCCGCTGGTGTCCAGGCCGCTGACGCCGCGCGAGGAACGCAGCATCGTCATGGTGCGGCGTGAAGACCGGTCGCTTTCGCCGGCCGCCGCCGCGGTCTGGGAAATGGTCCAGGCCATGCCGATGCCGGCCGAAGTGGTGACTGACTGA
- a CDS encoding 3-hydroxyacyl-CoA dehydrogenase → MDIQGNVFIVTGGASGLGAGTARMLAQAGGKVVIADLNEAAGTALAQELGGQYVKCDVTSETDGQAVIDAARKLGRLSGLVNCAGIAVAAKTVGKNGPHPLDAFEKTIRVNLIGTFNMIRLAAAAMVENTPDAEGERGVIINTASVAAFDGQIGQAAYAASKGGVVGMTLAIARDLARDGVRCMTIAPGLFETPMLLGMPPEVQDALGKMVPFPPRLGRPTEFAKLAQAIIGNTMMNGEVIRLDGAIRMQPK, encoded by the coding sequence ATGGACATCCAGGGCAACGTATTCATCGTCACCGGCGGCGCGTCGGGGCTGGGCGCGGGCACCGCGCGCATGCTGGCGCAGGCGGGCGGCAAGGTCGTCATCGCCGACCTCAACGAGGCGGCCGGTACCGCGCTGGCGCAGGAGCTGGGCGGTCAGTACGTAAAGTGCGACGTCACGTCGGAGACCGATGGCCAGGCCGTGATCGATGCCGCGCGGAAGCTGGGCCGGCTGTCGGGCCTGGTCAACTGCGCCGGCATTGCCGTGGCGGCCAAGACGGTGGGCAAGAACGGCCCGCATCCGCTGGATGCCTTCGAGAAGACCATCCGCGTGAACCTGATCGGCACATTCAACATGATCCGCCTGGCTGCGGCGGCGATGGTGGAGAACACGCCCGATGCCGAAGGCGAACGCGGCGTGATCATCAATACGGCATCGGTGGCTGCTTTCGATGGCCAGATCGGCCAGGCGGCCTATGCCGCGTCGAAGGGTGGCGTGGTTGGCATGACGCTGGCCATCGCGCGCGATCTGGCGCGCGACGGCGTGCGCTGCATGACCATTGCGCCAGGACTGTTCGAGACGCCGATGCTGCTGGGCATGCCGCCCGAAGTGCAGGACGCGCTGGGCAAGATGGTGCCGTTCCCGCCGCGCCTGGGCCGCCCGACGGAATTTGCGAAGCTGGCCCAGGCCATCATCGGCAACACGATGATGAACGGCGAAGTGATCCGCCTCGACGGCGCGATCCGCATGCAGCCGAAATAA
- the adk gene encoding adenylate kinase, with translation MRLILLGAPGAGKGTQAKFICEKFGIPQISTGDMLRAAVKAGTPLGIEAKKVMDAGGLVSDDIIIGLVKDRLKQPDCEKGYLFDGFPRTIPQAEAMKEAGVAIDYVLEIDVPFDAIIDRMSGRRVHVASGRTYHVRFNPPKVDNVDDETGEPLIQRDDDKEETVRKRLDVYSQQTRPLVDYYSDWATKGDPSAKVAPPQYRKISGVGDVDKVTASVFEALK, from the coding sequence ATGCGTTTGATCCTGTTGGGCGCGCCTGGCGCCGGCAAAGGCACGCAAGCCAAGTTCATCTGCGAGAAGTTCGGCATTCCGCAAATCTCCACCGGCGACATGCTGCGCGCCGCGGTGAAGGCCGGTACACCGCTGGGCATCGAAGCCAAGAAGGTGATGGACGCGGGCGGACTGGTGTCGGATGACATCATTATCGGCCTGGTGAAGGATCGCCTTAAGCAGCCGGACTGCGAAAAGGGCTATCTGTTCGACGGGTTCCCGCGCACGATTCCGCAGGCCGAGGCCATGAAGGAAGCCGGCGTGGCCATCGACTACGTGCTGGAAATCGACGTGCCGTTCGATGCCATCATCGACCGCATGAGCGGCCGCCGCGTCCATGTGGCGTCGGGCCGTACCTACCACGTGCGCTTCAACCCGCCGAAGGTGGACAACGTCGACGACGAAACCGGCGAGCCGCTGATCCAGCGCGACGACGACAAGGAAGAAACGGTGCGCAAGCGCCTGGACGTGTACTCGCAGCAGACGCGTCCGCTGGTGGACTACTACTCCGACTGGGCCACCAAGGGCGACCCGTCGGCCAAGGTGGCGCCGCCGCAGTACCGCAAGATTTCGGGCGTCGGCGACGTGGATAAGGTCACGGCCAGCGTGTTCGAAGCGCTGAAGTAA